One genomic segment of Thioclava sp. GXIMD2076 includes these proteins:
- a CDS encoding D-2-hydroxyacid dehydrogenase encodes MTRIVFLDRATIAPQITVPRPVGDVDWVQYDRTRPEEVTSRLAGAMIAITNKVRITAEVLAACPELKLVAIAATGFDCVDLEAARARGVTVCNIRGYSVNTVPEHVMALLLALRRNLIPYARDVGAGRWQESGQFCFFDHPIQDLAGSTMGIVGRGQIGQKVAMLARAFGMEVCFAARPGQVAQDERIGFDEMLERADVISLHCPLTPETRGLLGPDAFAKMARKPVILNTGRGGLIDLAALSGALEAGRISGAGIDVADQEPPPADDLLMQLARDPRVIVTPHVAWASETAQSALAAQLCQVIEGFMEGKPLNVLT; translated from the coding sequence GATCACCGTGCCACGACCAGTGGGCGACGTAGATTGGGTGCAATATGACCGCACCCGTCCCGAGGAGGTCACCTCGCGGCTGGCAGGGGCCATGATCGCGATCACCAACAAGGTGAGGATCACCGCCGAGGTGCTGGCGGCCTGCCCCGAGCTGAAGCTGGTGGCGATTGCTGCGACAGGCTTCGATTGCGTCGATCTGGAGGCGGCCCGTGCGCGCGGCGTGACCGTGTGCAATATCCGTGGATATTCGGTCAATACCGTGCCCGAACATGTCATGGCGCTGCTGCTGGCGCTCCGGCGCAACCTGATCCCCTATGCGCGCGATGTTGGCGCGGGCCGCTGGCAGGAGAGCGGACAGTTTTGCTTCTTCGACCATCCGATCCAGGATCTGGCAGGCAGCACGATGGGCATCGTCGGGCGTGGACAGATCGGACAGAAGGTGGCAATGCTTGCCCGCGCTTTCGGGATGGAGGTCTGTTTTGCCGCCCGTCCCGGACAGGTGGCGCAGGATGAGCGGATCGGTTTCGACGAGATGCTCGAGCGCGCCGATGTGATCTCGCTCCATTGTCCGCTGACGCCCGAGACGCGGGGGCTGCTGGGGCCGGATGCCTTTGCCAAAATGGCGCGCAAACCGGTGATCCTCAATACCGGTCGTGGCGGGTTGATCGATCTGGCGGCGCTCTCTGGCGCGCTGGAGGCGGGGCGGATTTCGGGCGCGGGGATTGATGTGGCCGATCAGGAGCCACCCCCCGCCGATGATCTGCTGATGCAGCTGGCAAGGGATCCGCGCGTCATCGTCACGCCGCATGTGGCATGGGCGTCGGAGACCGCCCAATCAGCGCTGGCCGCGCAGCTCTGTCAGGTGATCGAGGGGTTCATGGAGGGTAAGCCCCTGAATGTGCTGACCTAA
- the mntR gene encoding manganese-binding transcriptional regulator MntR, whose product MPQDQTPPEEMADRFTRAREVQAKALLEDYVELIGDLIAEMGEARVADIAARMGVAQPTATKAISRLKREGLATARPYRGVFLTDEGAALADRVRARHRTVVALLMAVGVPEAVAELDAEGIEHHVCDETLSAFEAFLAARG is encoded by the coding sequence GTGCCGCAGGATCAGACGCCCCCCGAAGAGATGGCCGACCGTTTCACGCGCGCGCGCGAGGTGCAGGCGAAGGCCCTTCTCGAGGATTATGTCGAGCTGATCGGGGATCTGATCGCCGAGATGGGCGAGGCGCGCGTGGCCGATATCGCAGCGCGGATGGGGGTGGCACAGCCCACCGCCACCAAGGCGATCTCGCGGCTCAAACGCGAGGGGCTGGCCACCGCGCGGCCCTATCGCGGGGTGTTCCTGACCGATGAGGGCGCGGCTCTGGCCGACCGTGTCCGGGCGCGCCACCGGACGGTGGTGGCGCTCCTGATGGCGGTAGGGGTGCCGGAGGCTGTGGCCGAGCTCGATGCCGAAGGGATCGAACATCATGTCTGTGACGAGACGCTGAGCGCTTTTGAAGCCTTTCTGGCGGCCCGCGGTTAG
- a CDS encoding Nramp family divalent metal transporter produces MSSLASKAQSRIDEVLSSPTIGWKARLMFLGPAVIASVAYMDPGNYATNIQAGAGYGYKLLWVVLLANLIAMLFQALSARLGIVTGKNLAELSRDNFPRPVVWVMWVVSEIAAMATDLAEFLGGAIGLALLFDLPLFVGMIITAIITYGLLLFEGRGYRPMELIIGAFVGVIGLCYLAEVLIAPVDWSATARGLVTPDMPDTAALAIAVGIIGATVMPHAIYLHSGLTQNRMPTQKIEHKRRLVRFSNVEVVLALAVAGMINMAMVMMAASAFHEGHSQVAEIETAYHTLTPLLGAAAAGMFLTSLICSGISSSVVGTMAGQMIMQGFLHFRVPIWLRRLVTMAPAFAVVALGVNPTQALIWSQVVLSISLPVPMIALVIFVSRRDIMGEFATSMLTRCLSILGALLVLTLNFVLLAEFFGVTIPFL; encoded by the coding sequence ATGAGTTCTCTCGCCAGCAAAGCGCAAAGCCGGATCGACGAGGTGCTATCGAGCCCCACGATCGGCTGGAAGGCGCGTCTGATGTTTCTGGGCCCTGCGGTTATCGCCTCGGTCGCCTATATGGATCCGGGCAATTACGCGACCAATATCCAGGCGGGCGCGGGCTATGGCTACAAGCTTCTGTGGGTCGTGTTGCTGGCCAATCTGATCGCGATGCTGTTTCAGGCGCTTTCGGCCCGTCTGGGAATTGTCACCGGCAAAAATCTGGCCGAGCTGTCGCGCGACAATTTTCCCCGTCCTGTCGTCTGGGTGATGTGGGTGGTTTCCGAGATCGCGGCAATGGCCACTGATCTGGCCGAATTCCTCGGCGGGGCGATCGGTCTGGCGCTTCTGTTCGACCTGCCGCTTTTCGTGGGGATGATCATCACCGCAATCATCACCTATGGTCTGTTACTGTTCGAGGGCCGTGGCTACCGCCCGATGGAGCTTATTATCGGGGCCTTTGTCGGGGTGATCGGGCTGTGCTATCTGGCCGAGGTGCTGATCGCACCCGTAGACTGGAGCGCCACGGCCCGCGGGCTGGTCACGCCCGATATGCCCGATACCGCAGCGCTGGCGATTGCGGTGGGGATTATCGGCGCGACCGTTATGCCACATGCGATCTATCTGCATTCCGGCCTGACCCAGAACCGGATGCCCACCCAGAAGATCGAACATAAACGACGCCTTGTGCGGTTTTCCAATGTCGAGGTCGTGCTGGCGCTGGCTGTGGCGGGCATGATCAATATGGCGATGGTGATGATGGCGGCGAGTGCCTTCCACGAGGGCCATTCGCAGGTGGCCGAGATCGAGACCGCCTATCACACGCTGACGCCCTTGCTGGGAGCGGCGGCGGCGGGGATGTTCCTGACCTCGCTGATCTGCTCGGGGATCTCCAGCTCGGTCGTGGGCACAATGGCAGGACAGATGATCATGCAGGGCTTCCTGCACTTCCGCGTGCCGATCTGGCTGCGCCGTCTGGTCACGATGGCGCCTGCCTTTGCCGTAGTGGCTTTGGGGGTGAACCCGACACAGGCGCTGATCTGGTCGCAGGTCGTGCTCTCGATCTCGCTGCCGGTGCCGATGATCGCGCTCGTCATCTTCGTGTCGCGACGCGATATCATGGGCGAATTCGCGACGTCCATGCTGACCCGCTGCCTTTCCATTCTGGGCGCGTTGCTGGTCCTGACGCTGAACTTCGTGCTGCTGGCGGAGTTCTTCGGGGTGACGATCCCCTTCCTCTGA
- a CDS encoding sugar transferase, with protein sequence MQHSVSLSKALGDDAIVQISKRRIYHRRMKPVFDLCLALALAPVLMPVIAVFWALARLDGGSGFYGHTRIGKDGRPFRCWKIRTMVPDAERRLALLLATDADAAIEWELSRKLKNDPRVTRLGRFLRKTSLDELPQIWNILRGEMSFVGARPVTEDELTLYRHRRQAYLSQRPGVTGFWQVLGRSDLPYALRVEMDMAYLQKCSLFMDIGLILLTVAVVLRGTGE encoded by the coding sequence ATGCAGCATTCGGTTTCCCTATCCAAGGCGCTTGGCGATGACGCGATCGTGCAGATCTCCAAGCGCCGTATCTATCACCGCCGGATGAAACCGGTTTTCGACCTGTGTCTGGCGCTCGCTCTTGCCCCCGTCCTCATGCCCGTCATCGCCGTGTTCTGGGCGCTGGCCCGTCTGGACGGGGGCTCCGGTTTCTATGGCCATACCCGTATCGGGAAGGATGGCCGCCCCTTCCGCTGCTGGAAGATCCGCACGATGGTGCCCGATGCCGAGCGCAGACTGGCCCTGTTGCTGGCCACCGATGCCGATGCCGCCATCGAGTGGGAACTGTCGCGCAAGTTGAAAAACGACCCGCGCGTGACACGGCTGGGCCGGTTCCTGCGCAAGACATCTCTCGACGAGTTGCCCCAGATCTGGAACATCCTGCGCGGCGAGATGAGCTTTGTGGGCGCGCGCCCCGTCACAGAGGACGAACTGACCCTCTACCGCCATCGCCGTCAGGCCTATCTCAGCCAGCGTCCCGGTGTCACCGGTTTCTGGCAGGTGCTGGGCCGCTCCGATCTGCCCTATGCGCTGCGCGTCGAGATGGACATGGCCTATCTGCAGAAATGCTCCCTTTTCATGGATATCGGCCTGATCCTTCTGACCGTCGCAGTGGTGCTGCGCGGAACCGGCGAGTAA
- a CDS encoding glycosyltransferase: MRIAHILTRLLRAGSEENTLSTALWQAQHGHEVHIIHGPDPDRGWAAEYGHLMAFHTLPDMVHPVAPLADLRAVLALRGLLRKLDPDVLHTHQSKAGVLGALAAPACPHMAVLRGLHIVSFQTSSWPKRGLFLGLEHIAARFSDRFVAVSDATGRAYLQAGIAREVTTIHSGMDLARFTTAGPAPDLPSDGPMIVMLAAFEPRKRHAAFLEALPPLLARHPDLRLCFAGKGPEEAAIRAQIARMGLGDHVLMLGHRPDPEALIARADLSILCSTNEGLPRVIVQSLAGGCPVVSTDLPALREVLTDGVNGLIAPPDDLPAMIGMIDALLDGPAHLARLAQGAQETDLSNWALDRLGRESTRQSVLAWQARQARHQRRAAANLAKGVIQ; the protein is encoded by the coding sequence ATGCGAATTGCCCATATCCTGACACGCCTGCTTCGCGCGGGTTCGGAAGAGAACACCCTGTCGACTGCCCTGTGGCAGGCCCAACACGGGCACGAGGTCCATATCATCCACGGCCCCGATCCCGATCGGGGCTGGGCAGCCGAATACGGGCATCTGATGGCCTTCCATACGCTGCCCGATATGGTCCATCCGGTGGCCCCGCTGGCCGATCTGCGGGCGGTCCTCGCGCTGCGCGGGCTGCTGCGCAAACTCGATCCGGATGTGCTGCATACCCATCAGAGCAAGGCGGGCGTGCTAGGGGCACTGGCCGCCCCCGCCTGCCCGCATATGGCGGTGCTGCGCGGGCTGCATATCGTATCCTTCCAGACATCGTCATGGCCAAAACGCGGGCTGTTTCTCGGGCTCGAACATATAGCGGCACGCTTCAGCGACCGCTTCGTCGCCGTCTCAGATGCGACCGGCCGCGCCTATCTGCAGGCGGGTATTGCCCGCGAGGTTACAACCATCCATTCGGGGATGGATCTGGCACGTTTCACCACGGCAGGTCCGGCGCCGGATCTACCCTCTGACGGGCCGATGATCGTGATGCTGGCGGCCTTCGAGCCCCGCAAGCGCCATGCCGCCTTTCTCGAGGCGCTCCCGCCGCTTCTGGCCCGCCACCCCGATCTGCGCCTGTGTTTCGCCGGCAAAGGTCCCGAAGAGGCCGCGATCCGCGCGCAGATCGCGCGGATGGGGCTCGGGGATCATGTGTTGATGTTGGGCCATCGCCCCGATCCGGAGGCGCTGATCGCGCGCGCCGATCTGAGTATCCTCTGCTCGACCAATGAAGGGCTGCCACGGGTGATCGTGCAATCGCTGGCGGGGGGGTGTCCGGTGGTCTCGACCGATCTGCCCGCACTTCGCGAGGTCCTCACCGATGGGGTGAACGGGCTGATCGCCCCACCCGATGACCTGCCCGCAATGATCGGCATGATCGATGCGCTGCTGGACGGGCCCGCGCATCTGGCGCGTCTCGCGCAAGGCGCGCAAGAGACCGATCTATCGAACTGGGCGCTCGACCGGCTGGGGCGCGAGAGCACCCGCCAGAGCGTGCTGGCATGGCAGGCCCGTCAGGCCCGCCACCAGCGCCGCGCTGCGGCCAATCTGGCAAAAGGGGTCATTCAATGA
- a CDS encoding glycosyltransferase family 1 protein, translating into MTHLPNRCAVNARFLTQAQSGVQRYAFNLLSALDQKLGQGALVEAIGPVTAYYPAGARLQIRPDWRHIRLMPLSSPWPFAGHLWEQITLPRACKGAYLLNLTGSGPLSHAEQLLVIHDANVWKLPEAFSRRYRTFHKTVRPCLARRARDLGTVSQFSASELAEVLAQPELRFRVIPNGSDHLPPPENTAKVMRDLGLTKNGFFLAVGNLSPNKNLARLIAAMAEAGHPVPLVVAGASAAGLATDTGPKGPCPPEHVRFLGRIDDATLAALYAGARAFIWPPLREGFGIPPLEAMRFGTPVLSSNTTAMPEVLEHAPLYFNPEDSGAIAQTITRFLRLSAKARDAMVMEGHNRACRFTWEASGAALADLLVKRVAA; encoded by the coding sequence ATGACACATCTGCCGAACCGCTGTGCGGTCAATGCCCGCTTCCTAACCCAGGCCCAATCTGGCGTGCAGCGCTATGCGTTCAATCTGCTGAGCGCATTGGACCAGAAGCTCGGACAGGGCGCGCTGGTCGAGGCCATCGGACCTGTTACCGCCTATTATCCGGCAGGCGCGCGGCTGCAGATCCGCCCTGACTGGCGTCATATCCGGCTCATGCCCCTAAGCAGCCCATGGCCGTTCGCGGGGCATCTATGGGAACAGATCACCCTACCACGCGCCTGCAAGGGAGCCTATCTGCTCAACCTGACGGGCTCGGGTCCGCTCAGCCATGCCGAGCAGCTTCTGGTGATCCATGATGCCAATGTCTGGAAACTCCCCGAAGCCTTCTCGCGCCGCTACCGCACCTTCCATAAAACGGTCCGGCCCTGTCTGGCACGGCGCGCGCGCGATCTGGGCACCGTCAGCCAGTTCTCGGCAAGCGAACTGGCCGAGGTTCTGGCACAGCCCGAACTCAGGTTCCGCGTAATCCCCAACGGCTCCGACCACCTTCCACCGCCCGAAAATACCGCGAAGGTGATGCGTGATCTGGGTCTGACCAAGAACGGCTTCTTTCTGGCGGTGGGCAATCTCTCGCCCAACAAGAATCTCGCGCGACTGATCGCGGCGATGGCCGAGGCCGGTCATCCGGTGCCGCTGGTCGTAGCGGGGGCCAGTGCTGCGGGGCTTGCAACAGATACGGGGCCGAAAGGTCCCTGCCCGCCGGAACATGTCCGTTTTCTGGGACGGATCGATGACGCGACGCTCGCCGCGCTTTATGCAGGCGCGCGGGCCTTCATCTGGCCGCCGCTGCGCGAGGGATTCGGGATACCGCCTCTGGAGGCGATGCGCTTCGGCACGCCGGTGCTGTCATCCAACACCACCGCCATGCCCGAAGTGCTCGAACATGCACCGCTTTACTTCAATCCCGAAGATAGCGGGGCGATCGCGCAGACGATCACGAGATTCCTCCGGCTGTCCGCCAAAGCACGCGATGCCATGGTGATGGAGGGCCATAACCGCGCCTGCCGGTTCACATGGGAAGCCTCGGGCGCGGCGCTGGCGGATCTTCTTGTCAAGCGTGTGGCGGCATAG
- a CDS encoding oligosaccharide flippase family protein → MSKGLWSLVLQMSRLGGNVVFFLAMARLLPVADLGAFATGLALFRWMQVVHKGGIADAVVLTAPGDMRRMDTLFWLAQLMTLGICLLALGLMVLAAWGIGALAGMGPVIATLMLVPLFQGLSAVQEAQLRQALRLKALACRTAFVQLVSALGGFALYALGAGLWSLVGFAVLNAALSAVLSWRMARWWPQAGPDRGAIRAIAPEVFAIAGRGLVAGAALPLLQLALGLVYGGAVAGGFQIAQRIFQLLDAVTLAPIRFLVLPMLWRAKGQSPALVRRVIGAAASLSAPFYVMAALWAQPVLVWLLGRPAGEMAAPMVQIMAALGPVASLVLALDQALVAQKSAGRALWRACLTLAFTVVFMALALPVSAYAGIGSYVLAAYLALAVTLGRSLRLIGVRPQDVARALALPYMLSAGLGVCLWRLGALVAEWPLLWQLMGQGALMLVACLPFWAVVLRRSRGRSMPPHA, encoded by the coding sequence ATGTCGAAGGGCCTCTGGTCACTGGTTCTGCAAATGTCGCGTCTGGGCGGAAACGTGGTGTTTTTCCTTGCTATGGCGCGACTTTTGCCGGTGGCGGATCTCGGGGCCTTCGCAACGGGACTTGCGCTTTTCCGCTGGATGCAGGTTGTCCACAAGGGGGGGATTGCCGATGCGGTCGTCCTGACTGCACCCGGCGATATGCGCCGCATGGACACGCTCTTCTGGCTCGCGCAACTGATGACACTGGGCATCTGTCTGCTGGCGCTGGGGCTGATGGTGCTTGCGGCGTGGGGGATCGGGGCGCTGGCGGGAATGGGACCGGTGATCGCCACGTTGATGCTGGTGCCACTGTTCCAGGGGCTGAGTGCCGTGCAGGAGGCGCAATTGCGGCAGGCTTTGCGGCTGAAGGCGCTCGCCTGCCGCACGGCCTTCGTGCAGCTGGTCTCGGCGCTGGGGGGATTTGCGCTCTATGCGCTGGGGGCCGGGCTGTGGTCGCTCGTGGGGTTTGCGGTGCTCAACGCGGCGCTCTCGGCGGTCCTGTCATGGCGGATGGCCCGCTGGTGGCCGCAGGCAGGACCGGATCGCGGGGCCATCCGCGCGATCGCGCCCGAGGTTTTTGCCATCGCGGGGCGCGGGCTGGTGGCGGGGGCCGCGTTGCCCTTGCTCCAACTGGCGCTGGGGCTCGTCTATGGCGGGGCCGTGGCGGGGGGCTTCCAGATCGCGCAGCGGATCTTCCAGCTTCTGGACGCCGTCACCCTTGCGCCGATCCGGTTTCTGGTGCTGCCGATGCTCTGGCGGGCCAAGGGTCAGAGCCCTGCGCTGGTCCGGCGGGTGATCGGAGCGGCGGCGTCCCTGTCCGCTCCGTTCTATGTGATGGCGGCGCTCTGGGCCCAGCCTGTGCTGGTCTGGCTTCTGGGGCGTCCGGCGGGAGAGATGGCGGCGCCGATGGTGCAGATCATGGCCGCTCTGGGGCCGGTGGCGAGCCTCGTTCTGGCGCTCGACCAGGCGCTTGTCGCGCAGAAATCGGCTGGACGGGCGCTCTGGCGGGCCTGTCTGACGCTGGCATTTACCGTGGTCTTCATGGCGCTGGCCCTGCCGGTCTCGGCCTACGCCGGCATTGGCAGCTATGTTCTGGCCGCTTATCTTGCGCTGGCGGTCACGCTGGGGCGAAGCCTGCGGCTGATCGGCGTCAGGCCGCAGGATGTGGCGCGGGCTTTGGCGCTACCCTATATGCTATCGGCGGGTCTCGGGGTCTGCCTGTGGCGTCTGGGCGCGCTCGTGGCGGAGTGGCCGCTGCTGTGGCAGCTTATGGGGCAGGGGGCGCTGATGCTTGTGGCCTGCCTGCCGTTCTGGGCGGTGGTGCTCCGGCGCTCGCGCGGGCGGTCTATGCCGCCACACGCTTGA
- a CDS encoding sulfotransferase family 2 domain-containing protein: MSRSFLYIHVPKCGGTSFGAALRLAYWPSQATIDIDRTRRLAQALAPEATGTELILADYAQRRVELAQMLDRRVRCISAHVRFSDTVLSTLDPARACVTLLRDPVARFLSHYAYVQRHHPDPSRAGTLDAFLGTEAAQRFGSQYLFYFAETYQHHSADVAGDTQRACRALERFSLVGFLEEGAAFRRALQRLAGRPLVPLSRNRRPDPAPELPAALRARVEAVCAPDLDIYHHIRSAATAGFYQGGV; the protein is encoded by the coding sequence ATGTCCCGTTCCTTTCTCTATATCCATGTTCCTAAATGCGGCGGCACCAGTTTCGGTGCGGCCCTGCGCCTTGCCTATTGGCCCTCGCAGGCCACGATCGATATCGACAGGACAAGACGTCTGGCTCAGGCGCTCGCGCCAGAGGCAACGGGAACGGAGCTGATTCTGGCTGATTATGCGCAGCGCCGCGTGGAACTGGCGCAGATGCTCGACCGGCGGGTGCGCTGTATTTCGGCCCATGTCCGGTTTAGCGACACGGTGCTCTCGACGCTCGATCCGGCGCGGGCCTGCGTGACCTTGCTGCGCGATCCGGTGGCGCGGTTCCTGTCGCATTATGCCTATGTCCAGCGCCACCACCCCGATCCATCGCGTGCCGGAACGCTCGATGCCTTTCTCGGGACGGAGGCGGCCCAGCGTTTCGGCTCGCAATATCTGTTCTATTTTGCCGAGACCTATCAACATCATAGTGCTGATGTCGCGGGTGACACGCAGCGCGCCTGTCGCGCGTTGGAGCGGTTCTCGCTGGTGGGGTTTCTGGAGGAGGGGGCCGCTTTCCGCCGCGCGCTGCAGCGTCTGGCGGGCCGTCCTCTTGTGCCACTCTCACGCAACCGCCGCCCCGATCCTGCACCGGAGCTGCCTGCCGCGTTGCGGGCACGGGTCGAGGCGGTTTGCGCGCCCGATCTGGACATCTATCACCATATCCGTTCCGCCGCGACCGCCGGCTTCTATCAGGGCGGGGTCTGA
- a CDS encoding polysaccharide biosynthesis tyrosine autokinase — MSVQPNFRTTQPHLTLSAVQETAIVEDGQIIALLRMVWGGRWLILAATLVALGLAQLWLSTMARPLYKATASILLDPRTEQFTDPNPVTERMQPIDETIRRTEVEILRGRPLLGTVVDDLRLVEDPEFNPALRPESASARIKSLIPLEKTDREKGATEARETAISLLANSISIRNLAPSLVFELSAVTSEAEKSTRIADQLAQNYIREQITRKRAESDEAIRWLGQRVSDLQHQIETSNAELSKLDTTNAETTRTLVQTRRLQKLDGDLTQARAALDASRKALETLPATASEAAHESRAAQVSIDAATLRNLERQYRDLEAGLRDETESATRQKLLEQQNETDLLVYGHFLTRLKDTIAREGRQLADSRLLAPAVMPSMPYLPRAPLVLSMSAMAGAAVGLTLLLLWQALRQTVRSAQDLQDLTGQKVIGQLPRLPQRRGQSGLAYLHDHPDSPAAEALRALRTNIVLDQLLLGQKIIAITSANPQEGKTTLSLGLARQMASLGKRVLVIEGDLRRRVFMEYLGLKCPQTLLGALTGETSLQGAVCADPYSGIDVLVGAKPPGNPADIFASNAFQALLDEAREQYDYIIIDTPPVLCVPDTRIILQGCDRALFVVNWNMTTKQQVRDGIGALHTSGRKLGGVILNRIDPKNRQEFYYSGYYSTQTKPFWRTRARA; from the coding sequence ATGAGCGTGCAACCGAATTTCCGCACCACCCAGCCACATCTGACGCTTAGCGCCGTTCAGGAGACGGCCATAGTCGAGGACGGGCAGATCATTGCCCTGCTGCGGATGGTTTGGGGCGGGCGATGGCTGATCCTCGCGGCCACGCTGGTCGCGTTGGGTCTCGCGCAGCTCTGGCTGAGCACGATGGCTAGGCCGCTTTACAAAGCGACCGCCAGCATCCTGCTCGACCCACGAACAGAACAGTTCACCGACCCCAATCCGGTTACCGAACGCATGCAGCCCATCGACGAGACCATCCGCCGGACCGAGGTCGAAATCCTGCGCGGCCGCCCTCTTCTGGGCACCGTGGTCGATGATCTGCGGCTGGTCGAAGACCCGGAATTCAATCCCGCGTTACGCCCTGAAAGTGCGTCCGCGCGGATCAAATCCCTGATCCCGCTCGAGAAAACCGATCGGGAAAAAGGCGCGACAGAGGCGCGTGAAACCGCGATCTCGCTGCTCGCGAATTCTATCTCGATCCGAAATCTGGCCCCCAGTCTGGTGTTCGAACTGAGCGCGGTCACCAGCGAAGCGGAGAAATCCACCCGTATCGCCGATCAGCTTGCCCAGAATTACATCCGCGAGCAGATCACCCGCAAGCGGGCGGAAAGCGATGAGGCGATCCGCTGGCTGGGCCAACGGGTGAGCGACCTGCAGCACCAGATCGAAACTTCGAATGCCGAATTGTCGAAACTCGACACCACCAATGCGGAAACCACGCGCACGCTGGTGCAGACCCGCCGGCTACAAAAACTTGACGGTGATCTGACGCAGGCGCGCGCGGCGCTCGACGCCTCGCGCAAGGCGCTCGAGACCCTCCCCGCCACCGCCTCCGAGGCCGCGCATGAGAGCCGTGCCGCGCAGGTCTCGATCGATGCCGCCACGTTGCGCAATCTCGAGCGGCAATATCGCGATCTCGAGGCTGGCCTGCGTGACGAGACCGAATCCGCAACCCGCCAGAAACTGCTGGAACAACAGAACGAGACCGATCTCTTGGTCTATGGGCATTTTCTGACTCGGCTGAAAGACACCATCGCGCGCGAGGGGCGGCAACTGGCCGATAGCCGTCTTCTGGCACCGGCGGTCATGCCCTCCATGCCCTATCTGCCCCGCGCGCCCCTTGTCCTGTCGATGAGTGCGATGGCGGGAGCCGCGGTTGGCCTGACCCTACTGCTCTTGTGGCAGGCGCTGCGCCAGACCGTGCGCTCGGCGCAGGATCTGCAGGATCTGACCGGCCAGAAGGTGATTGGACAGCTGCCGCGCCTGCCCCAGCGCCGTGGCCAGAGCGGGCTTGCCTATCTCCATGACCATCCCGACAGCCCCGCCGCCGAGGCGCTGCGCGCACTGCGCACCAATATCGTGCTCGACCAGCTGCTGCTGGGTCAGAAGATCATCGCGATTACCTCCGCCAATCCGCAGGAGGGCAAAACAACGCTTTCTCTGGGGCTGGCGCGGCAGATGGCGAGCCTTGGCAAACGCGTGCTGGTGATCGAGGGCGATCTGCGCCGCAGGGTCTTCATGGAGTATCTGGGGCTCAAATGCCCACAGACCCTGTTGGGCGCTCTGACCGGCGAGACATCCTTGCAAGGCGCCGTTTGTGCTGATCCCTATAGCGGGATCGATGTGCTGGTAGGGGCGAAGCCCCCCGGCAATCCGGCGGATATCTTCGCGTCGAATGCCTTCCAGGCACTGCTGGACGAGGCGCGCGAGCAGTATGATTACATCATCATCGACACGCCCCCCGTGCTCTGCGTGCCCGACACACGCATCATCTTGCAAGGCTGCGACCGCGCGCTGTTTGTGGTCAACTGGAACATGACCACCAAACAGCAGGTGCGCGACGGTATCGGGGCGCTACATACATCGGGGCGCAAGCTGGGAGGGGTGATCCTGAACCGGATCGACCCGAAAAACCGTCAGGAATTCTACTACAGCGGCTATTATAGCACGCAGACCAAACCCTTCTGGCGCACTCGCGCCAGAGCCTGA
- a CDS encoding sarcosine oxidase subunit gamma, with product MTHADTQDRHAARMARETRIGTTTLSERSDMALVSLGVKRGAQVPVPMGVSLPGPGNWHGGRGLGAFWTGPGQWMLEAENVSEADMTRNLRHGMPGLSISAQGASRVMLELVACDASTIEDLVIRLTDLDVASFAPGSARSARIGGAEIFAIRRSFNRLALLVPRHDSGHIWQVVNRAMVARAAAPRCVANALEPAL from the coding sequence ATGACCCACGCTGACACCCAAGACCGTCACGCAGCCCGGATGGCCCGTGAGACCCGTATCGGAACAACCACCCTGTCGGAGCGCTCCGATATGGCGCTGGTCTCGCTTGGTGTGAAGCGGGGCGCGCAGGTGCCGGTGCCCATGGGGGTCTCCCTGCCTGGGCCGGGCAACTGGCATGGCGGGCGCGGGCTTGGCGCGTTCTGGACGGGGCCGGGCCAATGGATGCTCGAGGCCGAGAACGTCTCCGAAGCCGACATGACCCGTAATCTGCGGCACGGGATGCCGGGCCTGTCGATCAGCGCGCAGGGGGCGAGCCGGGTCATGCTTGAGCTGGTGGCCTGCGATGCCAGCACGATCGAGGATCTGGTAATTCGCCTGACCGATCTCGATGTGGCAAGCTTCGCGCCCGGATCGGCCCGCTCGGCCCGTATTGGCGGAGCTGAGATCTTTGCCATTCGCCGTAGTTTCAACCGGCTGGCGCTTCTGGTGCCGCGTCATGACAGCGGGCATATCTGGCAGGTGGTGAACCGCGCGATGGTGGCGCGTGCTGCCGCTCCCCGTTGTGTCGCGAACGCGCTGGAACCGGCTCTGTAA